In Caldicellulosiruptor morganii, the following proteins share a genomic window:
- a CDS encoding mannose-1-phosphate guanylyltransferase: MQKFAVVMAGGGGTRFWPLSRSSSPKQFLNLSGNDILINETIDRISKVIPKQNIFIVTNINQKEMIEKVLDSEINRNNIIYEPIGRNTAACILYAALKIKKLHEDGIMCVFPSDHYIKDNEGFAEVLNTCIEIAEKSDKLITIGINPTFPSTGYGYIKFDKDSHDKYDNKAYDVLEFVEKPSFDRAKAYIKSGNYLWNSGMFVWRLDTIIQNFNRFLPRIYNKFYSVYEYLWTEEEFRYVSDIYPVLQDISIDYGIMERADEVVVVPGDFGWNDVGSWDSLGAIFPPDDDGNIIKALHVGIDTRDCIIYGNNRLIATINVSDVIIAETEDAVLVCAKNRAQDVKKIVEMLKEKKLDKFI, encoded by the coding sequence ATGCAAAAGTTTGCAGTGGTTATGGCAGGTGGCGGCGGTACACGGTTCTGGCCATTATCGAGAAGTTCATCGCCCAAGCAGTTTTTAAACCTCTCTGGGAATGACATATTAATCAACGAAACTATTGATAGAATTTCCAAGGTAATTCCAAAACAGAATATATTCATTGTAACAAATATAAATCAGAAGGAAATGATAGAAAAGGTTTTAGACAGCGAGATTAACAGGAATAATATCATCTATGAACCGATTGGCAGAAATACAGCTGCTTGTATTTTATACGCAGCACTCAAGATTAAAAAGTTACATGAAGATGGAATAATGTGTGTGTTTCCTTCTGACCATTATATAAAAGACAATGAAGGTTTTGCTGAAGTTCTAAATACCTGTATTGAGATTGCAGAAAAGTCTGATAAACTGATAACAATTGGAATAAATCCAACCTTCCCTTCAACTGGATATGGATATATTAAATTTGATAAAGATTCACATGACAAGTATGATAATAAAGCTTATGACGTTTTGGAATTTGTTGAAAAACCCTCATTTGACAGGGCGAAAGCTTATATAAAAAGCGGTAATTATCTTTGGAACAGTGGTATGTTTGTATGGAGGCTTGATACAATTATCCAAAACTTTAATAGATTTTTACCGAGGATATACAATAAGTTTTATTCTGTCTATGAGTATCTATGGACAGAAGAAGAATTCAGATATGTGAGTGATATATATCCAGTCTTGCAGGATATCTCTATTGACTATGGTATAATGGAAAGAGCTGATGAAGTTGTTGTTGTGCCAGGAGATTTTGGATGGAATGATGTGGGTTCATGGGATTCATTGGGAGCAATTTTCCCGCCAGATGATGATGGTAATATTATAAAAGCACTTCATGTTGGTATAGATACACGTGACTGTATAATTTATGGCAATAACAGGCTTATTGCTACAATAAATGTATCGGATGTTATCATTGCAGAGACAGAGGATGCTGTTTTGGTCTGTGCTAAAAATAGAGCTCAGGATGTTAAAAAGATTGTCGAAATGCTAAAAGAAAAGAAGTTGGACAAGTTTATATAA
- the murJ gene encoding murein biosynthesis integral membrane protein MurJ, with translation MDNTKRITKATFLVVLATILSKIFGFLREVVLGAFYGTSYKLDALISAQLLPGVFFASILASFSTTFIPIYNEIVVKAGKQKANKFVNKSLFLISICALFIAILGCIFSPFIVDLIFKGFDLQRKALTSSLMQITFFYIIFLGANYIFQAFLQSNENFIVPVLVGLPFNAIIIFSVFFKKFFDIYAVAIAFVLGYFSMVIFQIPFARKKGFKLELDFNVKDEYIQKMFRLVLPVFVGSSVISLNSFVDRYLASYLQQGSISALNYAEKLNGLVYGIFSASISTVIYPYLSRFFSTDKKEEFKRYLKLSINSLILIMVPITFGILVLSTEIVQVVYERGAFDKKSTYLTSGALMFFSLGYLGYAVRDVLSRTFYSIQDTLTPMKNGIIAVFVNIGLNIVLVRFLQHRGLALGTSIVAYVSVFLLLRSLVVKIGKIEFKNSFVVLLKSIFASICMVLTMMIAKKFINIQTSYIFLTRTINLAIKIFCGIISYSIVIYILKVNEIKWLFENSKIAISKIIKLNAK, from the coding sequence ATGGACAATACAAAAAGGATTACAAAAGCTACTTTTTTAGTAGTATTAGCAACAATACTTTCTAAAATATTTGGATTTTTGCGCGAGGTTGTTTTAGGCGCATTTTATGGAACAAGCTACAAATTGGATGCTTTAATTTCTGCCCAGCTGTTGCCGGGCGTTTTTTTTGCAAGTATTCTGGCTTCTTTTTCAACAACTTTTATTCCTATATATAATGAAATAGTTGTAAAAGCAGGCAAACAAAAGGCAAATAAATTTGTAAATAAGTCTCTTTTTTTAATTTCAATTTGTGCTCTTTTTATTGCAATTCTGGGTTGTATATTTTCACCTTTTATAGTTGATTTAATATTCAAAGGTTTTGATTTGCAAAGAAAAGCGCTTACCTCTTCTCTTATGCAAATAACATTTTTTTATATAATCTTTTTGGGAGCGAATTATATCTTTCAGGCTTTTCTGCAGTCAAATGAGAATTTTATTGTTCCAGTATTGGTAGGGCTTCCATTTAATGCAATAATTATTTTTTCAGTCTTTTTCAAAAAATTCTTTGATATTTATGCTGTTGCGATTGCTTTTGTTTTAGGATATTTTTCAATGGTTATATTTCAAATTCCGTTTGCCAGAAAAAAAGGCTTCAAGTTGGAACTTGATTTCAATGTAAAGGACGAGTACATACAGAAGATGTTTAGACTTGTGTTACCGGTTTTTGTAGGTTCTTCTGTGATCTCATTAAATTCTTTTGTAGATAGATATTTGGCTTCGTATTTACAGCAAGGTAGCATTTCTGCTTTAAACTATGCTGAGAAGCTAAACGGACTGGTTTATGGCATTTTCAGTGCTTCGATATCGACGGTGATTTACCCGTATCTGTCAAGATTTTTTTCAACCGATAAAAAAGAAGAATTTAAAAGGTATTTAAAGCTCTCAATCAACTCCCTTATTTTAATAATGGTTCCAATAACATTTGGAATTTTGGTTCTAAGTACTGAGATAGTCCAGGTAGTCTATGAAAGAGGAGCATTTGATAAAAAGTCCACATACCTTACAAGTGGTGCTCTTATGTTTTTTTCCTTGGGGTATTTAGGCTATGCAGTGAGAGATGTACTTAGCAGAACATTTTATTCAATTCAGGATACATTAACACCTATGAAAAACGGAATAATTGCTGTTTTTGTAAATATTGGACTGAACATAGTTCTTGTCAGATTTTTGCAGCACAGAGGTTTAGCACTGGGTACGAGCATAGTTGCCTATGTTTCTGTTTTTTTACTTTTAAGAAGTTTGGTTGTGAAAATAGGAAAAATAGAATTCAAAAACTCATTTGTTGTGCTTTTAAAATCAATTTTTGCTTCAATATGTATGGTATTGACCATGATGATTGCTAAAAAGTTTATTAATATACAGACATCATATATATTTTTAACACGTACAATTAACTTGGCAATCAAGATATTTTGCGGAATTATTTCATACTCAATAGTAATTTATATTTTGAAAGTTAATGAAATCAAATGGTTGTTTGAAAACTCAAAAATTGCAATAAGCAAAATCATAAAGTTAAATGCAAAATGA
- a CDS encoding GNAT family N-acetyltransferase: protein MVIRKATISDIPQILSIYNYEVLNSTSTFDIRPKSTEDFLKIFDRHGPKNPIYVVENNSKLIIGYGYLSPFSEKEGYSLTVEDSLYIHYLYRGRGIGKMLLKFLIEKAKEDQIKNIIAKICAENQPSLNLHKSLGFTEVGMLKHVGYKFGRYLSIIILHLTL, encoded by the coding sequence ATGGTTATAAGAAAAGCTACAATTTCTGACATACCGCAAATTTTATCAATCTATAATTATGAGGTCTTAAACTCAACTTCAACATTTGACATAAGACCCAAATCCACCGAAGATTTTTTAAAAATTTTCGATAGGCACGGTCCTAAAAATCCAATTTATGTAGTTGAGAACAATTCAAAACTTATAATTGGATACGGATACCTTTCCCCCTTTTCAGAAAAAGAAGGATATTCCCTTACTGTTGAAGATTCTCTTTATATACACTATCTTTACAGAGGAAGAGGTATAGGAAAAATGCTTTTGAAATTTTTAATTGAAAAAGCAAAAGAAGACCAAATCAAAAATATAATTGCCAAAATCTGTGCAGAAAACCAGCCAAGCCTCAATCTTCACAAATCTTTAGGATTTACAGAAGTTGGAATGCTGAAACATGTGGGCTATAAATTCGGTAGATACTTAAGTATAATCATTTTGCATTTAACTTTATGA
- the nth gene encoding endonuclease III translates to MTKTQKAIYVVEKLLKLYPDPKCTLKYNKPYELLIATILAAQSTDERVNKITPKLFKKYPSLEHIANADLEELEEDIKSVGFYKNKAKNIKETAKLLLEKYNGMLPDNIEELTTLKGVGRKTANVVMANIYGVPSVIVDTHCMRLSNRIGFVSSKDPDKIEIELRKIVPRDMYTVFSNLMVYHGRAVCKARKPKCNECVINNVCDFYSSQSDL, encoded by the coding sequence ATTACAAAAACACAAAAGGCGATATATGTAGTAGAGAAACTTTTAAAGTTGTACCCTGACCCAAAGTGTACTTTAAAATATAATAAACCATATGAGCTTTTAATAGCAACAATTTTAGCCGCGCAAAGTACAGATGAACGTGTGAATAAGATAACTCCCAAACTCTTTAAAAAATATCCTTCTCTTGAACATATCGCCAATGCTGATTTGGAAGAGTTAGAAGAAGATATAAAATCTGTAGGATTTTATAAGAATAAAGCAAAGAATATAAAAGAAACAGCAAAGCTTCTTCTTGAAAAGTACAATGGTATGTTGCCGGATAATATTGAGGAATTAACAACCCTAAAAGGTGTTGGGAGAAAAACTGCAAATGTTGTAATGGCTAACATCTATGGAGTACCCTCTGTAATTGTTGATACTCATTGTATGAGACTTTCAAACAGAATTGGTTTTGTAAGCAGTAAAGATCCTGATAAAATAGAAATTGAACTAAGAAAAATAGTTCCCCGGGATATGTACACTGTATTTAGTAATCTCATGGTTTATCATGGGAGAGCTGTATGCAAAGCAAGAAAACCAAAGTGCAATGAGTGCGTTATAAATAATGTGTGTGACTTTTACAGTTCTCAAAGTGATTTATGA
- a CDS encoding tRNA threonylcarbamoyladenosine dehydratase produces the protein MLIGQEEFERLSRVCIAVCGLGGVGSFAFEALVRCGIQNFVIIDRDNVSVSNLNRQLIATMSNIGKSKVDVSCNRALDINPFVNVVKVKEEITPDNVEKLFGDIKVDYIVDAIDDVPAKIALIKFATSRGIGIISSMGMGNRLNPTLLRIADIYSTRNCPLAKKIRNILRKEGIAKLKVVYSEEKPIKPDHRFLKEETQKRHVPGSISFVPPVAGFLMAYEVVKDILGW, from the coding sequence ATGCTGATAGGACAGGAAGAGTTTGAAAGGTTATCAAGGGTATGTATTGCTGTATGTGGACTTGGTGGGGTTGGAAGCTTTGCGTTTGAAGCACTTGTAAGATGCGGAATACAAAATTTTGTTATAATAGACAGAGATAATGTGTCAGTTTCAAATTTGAACAGACAGTTAATAGCTACTATGTCTAATATAGGAAAATCAAAGGTTGATGTCTCTTGCAACAGAGCTTTGGATATAAATCCTTTTGTGAATGTAGTTAAAGTAAAAGAGGAAATTACTCCTGATAATGTTGAAAAATTGTTTGGTGATATTAAGGTAGATTATATAGTTGATGCGATTGATGATGTACCCGCAAAGATTGCACTAATAAAATTCGCAACTTCAAGAGGGATTGGAATAATAAGCAGTATGGGAATGGGTAACAGGCTAAATCCAACTTTGTTGAGGATCGCAGATATATACTCTACCAGGAACTGTCCACTTGCTAAGAAGATAAGGAATATACTCAGAAAAGAGGGAATAGCAAAATTAAAAGTGGTCTACTCAGAGGAAAAGCCAATCAAGCCAGATCATAGATTTTTAAAAGAAGAGACACAAAAAAGGCATGTTCCTGGAAGCATTTCATTTGTCCCACCTGTTGCAGGATTTTTAATGGCTTATGAGGTTGTGAAAGATATATTGGGATGGTAG
- a CDS encoding DivIVA domain-containing protein, which produces MSTYKFARTFRGFKPSSVIEYISNLERTYEKEIKEKQETISELQRENEELKKKLSKLEEEFSKLNDQKIKIAELLIIAQEKAESIVSKAIEEGENKKKALLEEIEQHEKTLQSLKEEIRRIKSELQLVINRFENEAKEESLN; this is translated from the coding sequence ATGAGTACATATAAATTTGCAAGAACATTTAGAGGATTTAAGCCCAGTTCTGTAATTGAATATATCAGCAACCTTGAGAGGACATATGAAAAAGAAATAAAAGAAAAACAGGAAACAATTTCAGAACTTCAGAGAGAGAATGAGGAGTTAAAAAAGAAACTCAGCAAGCTTGAAGAAGAATTTTCAAAATTAAATGATCAAAAAATTAAGATTGCAGAACTGTTAATTATAGCACAAGAGAAAGCAGAAAGTATTGTTTCCAAGGCTATAGAAGAAGGGGAGAATAAGAAAAAAGCATTGCTTGAGGAGATTGAACAGCATGAAAAAACATTGCAAAGTTTGAAAGAAGAGATTAGGAGAATAAAAAGTGAACTTCAGCTGGTAATAAACAGGTTTGAAAATGAAGCAAAAGAGGAGAGTTTGAATTAA
- a CDS encoding single-stranded DNA-binding protein gives MPQNPLDNNKVYLCGKVITPFAFSHESFGEKFFTFKLEVPRLSQQKDILIITVSDRLLININLDEGSLIEVIGQFRSYNNPSNVGNRLILTVFARDIKNIENVDPAKNINEIFLNGYVCKKPQYRTTPLGREITDILLAVNRLYGKSDYIPCIAWGRNARYASTFQIGDNIKVWGRVQSRDYQKRLENGEIETRTAYEVSIFKLEKVESDQSKS, from the coding sequence ATGCCTCAAAATCCTTTGGATAACAATAAAGTTTACCTGTGCGGCAAAGTTATAACTCCTTTTGCTTTTAGTCACGAAAGTTTTGGTGAAAAGTTTTTTACTTTCAAACTTGAAGTGCCAAGACTTTCTCAGCAGAAGGATATATTAATCATAACTGTATCTGACAGACTTTTGATAAATATTAATCTCGATGAAGGGAGCCTCATAGAAGTAATTGGTCAATTTAGATCTTACAATAATCCATCAAATGTGGGCAACAGGCTTATTCTCACCGTCTTTGCAAGAGATATAAAAAATATAGAAAATGTTGATCCTGCTAAGAATATTAATGAAATATTTTTAAATGGCTATGTTTGTAAAAAACCTCAATATCGAACTACTCCATTGGGAAGAGAAATAACAGACATATTGCTGGCTGTAAACAGACTTTATGGAAAATCCGATTATATTCCCTGTATTGCATGGGGTAGAAACGCAAGATATGCAAGTACTTTCCAAATAGGAGATAATATAAAGGTGTGGGGAAGGGTACAAAGCAGAGACTATCAAAAAAGGTTAGAGAATGGCGAAATTGAAACAAGAACTGCATACGAGGTGTCAATTTTCAAGCTTGAGAAGGTTGAAAGTGACCAGTCAAAAAGCTAA
- the pgsA gene encoding CDP-diacylglycerol--glycerol-3-phosphate 3-phosphatidyltransferase, whose product MNFPNSLTILRFLLIPLFVLAFFSNIKYKYMIAIGIFLLSGLTDILDGFIARRYNMVTKFGKLFDPLADKLMILTVLWCFVYKNYIPSIIFYIVLVKELFMILGSAILYGRIKIVVSANIYGKIATFLFYVAIISILLKIKISIYILMMAVIFAIFAFVVYSMKYLSEYKKLRSTSNE is encoded by the coding sequence TTGAATTTTCCTAATTCACTTACCATTTTGAGATTTTTATTAATTCCGCTCTTTGTGTTAGCTTTTTTTTCAAACATTAAATACAAATACATGATTGCAATAGGGATCTTTTTACTTTCAGGCTTGACTGATATTCTGGATGGTTTTATTGCACGCCGTTATAATATGGTTACAAAATTTGGTAAACTTTTTGACCCTCTGGCAGACAAATTAATGATACTTACTGTTCTGTGGTGTTTTGTTTATAAAAACTACATTCCATCTATTATCTTTTACATTGTCCTGGTTAAAGAACTTTTTATGATTTTAGGCTCAGCTATTTTGTATGGGCGGATAAAGATAGTGGTATCGGCTAATATATATGGGAAGATTGCTACTTTTTTGTTTTATGTTGCTATAATATCTATTCTTTTAAAAATAAAAATCTCGATATATATTTTAATGATGGCAGTGATATTTGCAATATTTGCATTTGTAGTATATAGTATGAAATATTTAAGTGAATATAAAAAACTGAGGAGCACCTCCAATGAATAA
- a CDS encoding phage holin family protein has protein sequence MSEKTEERKYASWLGIIVRFVVASFMMLLMQIIYPNFVFSNWMIGIALIAAISVITYIIERITTLYRTPIGRGIIAFLVTFGVLYFANMSVPGIKVPFVANLITSFVVGMFDIFLPDRVF, from the coding sequence ATGAGTGAAAAGACAGAAGAAAGAAAATATGCAAGCTGGCTTGGCATTATTGTAAGATTTGTGGTAGCTTCTTTTATGATGCTTTTGATGCAAATAATCTATCCAAACTTCGTTTTTAGCAACTGGATGATAGGAATAGCTTTAATTGCTGCAATATCTGTGATAACATATATAATTGAAAGAATTACTACTCTTTATCGAACACCAATTGGCAGAGGAATTATTGCTTTTTTAGTAACATTTGGAGTGCTGTACTTTGCTAATATGTCAGTTCCAGGGATAAAAGTGCCTTTTGTTGCTAATTTGATAACTTCATTTGTTGTTGGGATGTTTGATATTTTCCTACCGGACAGAGTGTTTTGA
- a CDS encoding AIR synthase family protein, protein MEIGKIPIEILNKHVFESKITRDDVLLGPDIGEDSAAVDIKGDIAVITTDPITATSYMAGYLSVVVVCNDLAAAGAEPVGVLSTILMPPESTQDEFVQILREIKEACRRFNVQLLGGHSEVSPVVTKPLIVSTGFGRVQKDLLISTKGAKAGDKIIITKTLGIEGTLILYNKEKEKLREVLTPQEITEIEDYINRLSVIEEGLIARKYATSMHDITEGGLFGAIYEVCKASKKGAKIYEDKIVLSSSVKKVSSFFNLDLYRLISSGSMLITTNKEDILISELKGKGIECCIIGEIVEDPKIEFVSSNGKSILIDNFPVDEIYKVV, encoded by the coding sequence TTGGAAATAGGAAAAATACCTATTGAGATATTGAATAAACATGTATTTGAGTCAAAAATAACAAGAGACGATGTTTTACTTGGTCCAGATATCGGAGAAGATTCAGCGGCTGTAGATATAAAAGGCGATATTGCTGTTATCACTACAGATCCAATTACAGCAACAAGCTATATGGCTGGTTATCTTTCAGTGGTTGTTGTTTGCAATGATTTAGCTGCAGCAGGTGCCGAGCCTGTGGGAGTGCTTTCTACCATTCTCATGCCGCCAGAAAGTACTCAGGATGAGTTTGTTCAAATCTTACGGGAGATAAAAGAAGCATGTAGAAGATTCAATGTACAGCTATTGGGTGGGCACAGTGAAGTATCGCCTGTTGTTACCAAACCTTTAATTGTTTCAACAGGCTTTGGCAGGGTGCAGAAGGATTTGCTTATCTCAACTAAAGGCGCAAAAGCAGGTGATAAAATTATCATTACAAAAACGCTGGGGATAGAAGGGACATTAATACTTTACAATAAAGAAAAAGAAAAACTCAGGGAAGTTTTAACTCCTCAAGAAATAACAGAAATAGAAGATTATATAAACAGACTGAGTGTAATAGAAGAAGGGTTGATTGCAAGAAAGTATGCAACTTCTATGCACGACATTACCGAAGGAGGGCTTTTTGGAGCGATCTATGAGGTCTGTAAGGCTTCAAAAAAGGGCGCAAAAATCTATGAGGACAAAATTGTCTTGAGCAGCAGTGTTAAAAAAGTTTCTTCCTTTTTCAATTTAGACTTGTATAGACTTATTTCAAGTGGAAGTATGTTGATTACCACGAATAAAGAGGATATTCTAATTTCTGAACTTAAAGGAAAAGGGATTGAATGCTGTATTATTGGAGAAATTGTTGAAGACCCAAAAATAGAGTTTGTAAGTTCAAATGGTAAAAGTATTCTTATAGATAACTTTCCAGTTGATGAAATTTACAAAGTTGTTTAA
- a CDS encoding response regulator transcription factor, translating into MKILVIDDDIKICEVIKLYLEKEGFDIIMAHNGTDGINMFKQEMPDLVILDIMLPKKDGYEVCREIRKISNIPIIMLTAKGETFDKVLGLELGADDYIVKPFDPKELIARIKAVLRRTQGEVNDEKVVVYPNLTINLTTYEVKLEDRVIEMPPKEIELLYFLASHPNKVFTREQLLDNIWGYNFMGDTRTVDVHIKRIREKIEKDKYPWRIKTVWGVGYKFEI; encoded by the coding sequence ATGAAAATACTTGTCATTGATGATGATATAAAAATTTGTGAGGTAATAAAATTATATTTGGAAAAAGAAGGTTTTGATATAATAATGGCTCATAATGGTACTGATGGTATAAATATGTTCAAACAAGAAATGCCTGATTTAGTAATACTTGACATAATGCTGCCTAAGAAAGATGGGTATGAAGTGTGTAGAGAAATCAGAAAAATTAGCAACATTCCAATTATAATGCTCACAGCAAAAGGAGAGACATTTGATAAAGTGCTGGGGTTGGAGCTTGGAGCAGATGATTATATTGTCAAGCCATTTGACCCCAAAGAGCTTATTGCAAGAATAAAGGCTGTGCTCAGAAGAACCCAGGGTGAGGTAAACGACGAAAAGGTGGTGGTCTATCCCAATCTTACTATCAATTTGACTACATATGAGGTGAAACTTGAGGACAGGGTTATAGAAATGCCTCCTAAGGAGATAGAGCTTCTATATTTTTTAGCTTCTCACCCAAATAAAGTATTTACGCGTGAGCAACTTCTTGACAATATTTGGGGATACAACTTTATGGGCGATACCAGAACAGTTGACGTTCATATAAAGAGAATAAGGGAAAAGATAGAAAAGGACAAATATCCTTGGCGTATTAAAACCGTTTGGGGTGTGGGTTATAAGTTTGAGATTTAA
- a CDS encoding sensor histidine kinase: MKSIYFRFVIIYTIIIVMGFLIFGTILNNLTENYFISQKQTQLVREAEKIATGLALWYITGFLEKDRLRFEINFLRDYLNASILMINRNANIVLTSDDQVFLNVSILQKIRDKVFSGSISVEKILVGNIVKKEYLVIGYPVVINNQVVSGLLLVTSTDDIRKALRMYNRIIWIITLFEVILVLIITYALTKRIITPIKKLASISRKIAEGDFSEKPPVPLNGNDEIAELIASFNYMTEKLENLEMMRKSFISNVSHELRSPLTSIRGFIEGILDRTIPDDRRDFYLNLVREEVIKLNNLINQLLELSRLEWGKINLNMTAFKIYSVVAEELIKFEQRIEEKNIEVFLEVDENLVVKADKDLISRVVHNLLDNAIKYNKVGGKIFIYSEVDNNKAYITIEDTGIGIPEKLQKLIWERFYKVDESRSLEKGVGLGLSIVKEIIKLHKQNIWVESQEGVGTKFTFTLDLK, from the coding sequence TTGAAATCAATATATTTCAGGTTTGTTATTATATACACAATCATAATTGTTATGGGCTTTTTAATCTTTGGCACCATACTTAACAATCTTACCGAGAATTATTTTATTTCTCAAAAGCAGACTCAGCTTGTTCGTGAAGCAGAAAAAATTGCAACAGGTCTTGCCTTGTGGTATATTACAGGTTTTTTAGAAAAGGACAGGCTCAGGTTTGAAATAAACTTTTTACGGGATTACTTAAATGCGTCAATATTGATGATAAATAGAAATGCAAATATTGTTCTGACATCTGATGATCAGGTATTTTTAAATGTTTCCATTCTTCAAAAAATTAGAGATAAAGTTTTTAGTGGTAGTATCTCTGTGGAAAAGATTCTGGTAGGAAATATTGTAAAAAAGGAGTATCTCGTAATTGGATACCCTGTTGTAATAAACAATCAAGTGGTTTCTGGGCTTTTGCTGGTCACCTCTACAGATGATATTCGCAAAGCCCTCAGGATGTACAATAGGATAATATGGATTATTACATTGTTTGAGGTTATACTGGTCCTTATTATAACGTATGCTCTTACCAAGAGAATTATCACCCCGATAAAGAAACTTGCAAGTATCTCCAGAAAGATTGCTGAGGGAGATTTTTCAGAAAAGCCTCCTGTACCACTTAATGGTAATGACGAGATTGCGGAGCTTATAGCTTCTTTTAATTACATGACAGAAAAGTTAGAAAACTTGGAGATGATGAGAAAAAGTTTTATATCAAATGTTTCACATGAGCTCCGGTCTCCACTTACCTCTATAAGAGGGTTTATTGAGGGGATACTTGACAGAACAATACCTGATGACAGGAGAGATTTCTATTTAAATCTGGTAAGAGAAGAAGTCATCAAGCTTAACAACTTAATAAATCAGCTATTAGAATTGTCAAGGCTTGAATGGGGAAAGATAAATTTAAACATGACTGCATTTAAGATTTATTCTGTTGTGGCGGAAGAGTTAATCAAATTTGAACAGAGAATTGAAGAAAAAAACATAGAAGTATTTCTGGAAGTGGATGAAAACCTTGTTGTAAAAGCAGATAAAGATTTAATCAGTAGAGTAGTTCATAATCTGTTGGACAATGCAATAAAGTATAACAAGGTGGGGGGAAAGATATTTATATACTCAGAAGTGGACAATAATAAAGCATATATTACAATTGAAGACACTGGTATTGGCATTCCCGAAAAGCTTCAGAAGCTAATATGGGAAAGATTTTACAAGGTGGATGAATCTCGTAGCCTTGAAAAAGGTGTAGGGCTGGGACTTTCTATTGTGAAAGAAATTATAAAGCTCCACAAACAAAACATATGGGTTGAGAGCCAGGAAGGTGTGGGTACAAAATTTACTTTTACCCTTGATTTAAAATAA